The Helianthus annuus cultivar XRQ/B chromosome 16, HanXRQr2.0-SUNRISE, whole genome shotgun sequence genome includes a window with the following:
- the LOC110918565 gene encoding PLASMODESMATA CALLOSE-BINDING PROTEIN 5: protein MSPEPSHLLRLLLFLSAALPLSSAAAATLHQQQQQSGGVSLNLWCVAKNNAEDSALQSAIDWACGAGGADCSPIQQGGPCYDGSDIRKTASYAFNDYCTKNGMTEDTCNFANTAALTSLDPSHSSCKFPSSMEGKTTQGTAATTGAGTSTADIISKGVNVAYGGMLSWCMSLFIVLLNFV from the exons ATGTCTCCAGAACCTTCTCATCTCCTCCGCCTCCTCCTCTTCCTCTCCGCCGCACTCCCCCTCTcctccgccgccgccgccactctccaccaacaacaacaacaatccggCGGCGTTTCACTCAACCTCTGGTGTGTAGCCAAGAACAACGCCGAAGATTCCGCACTTCAATCCGCCATCGATTGGGCCTGTGGAGCCGGTGGAGCCGATTGTTCCCCGATCCAGCAGGGCGGCCCGTGTTACGATGGGTCGGATATTAGGAAAACGGCGTCGTATGCGTTTAATGATTATTGTACTAAGAATGGGATGACTGAAGATACTTGTAATTTTGCTAATACTGCTGCTTTAACTTCGCTTGATCCGA gtcaTAGCAGTTGCAAGTTTCCGTCAAG TATGGAAGGGAAGACCACACAAggaacagcagcaacaacaggagCAGGGACATCAACTGCAGATATCATAAGTAAAGGAGTAAATGTTGCATATGGTGGTATGTTGTCATGGTGTATGTCTTTGTTTATAGTTTTGTTAAATTTTGTTTAG